TGGTGGCGTTCACCTTGATGTTCTCCCTTTCAAGCTCCAGGGCAAAGGCAAGTGTAACCGCGTTAAGTGCAGTTTTAGAGGCGGCGTAAACAATACCGAAATGTTCTCTTGCCCAGCAAGCCGGGTCAGATATCCAGGTGAGTGATCCCAGTCCGCTTGATACATTGACTATGCGTGCAGCCGATGACTTACGCAGCAAAGGTAAAGCAACCTGCGTTACAGCAATAACGCCGAAAACATTGGTTTCCCACACAGCACGCACTTCGTCAAGTGATACATTGACGGCACGCCCGGTGCTCATGAGCTCTTCCGGACTTTTTGGAGATGTTCCGCCGTGTGATATACCTGCGTTATTCACCAGCAGGTCCAGGCGGCCGTGTTCGTTTTCAATGCGCGCTATTACCGCGTTAATGCTTTGTTGTTGCGTAACATCCAGCTGTATAGCCTTTGCATTTTGCCCTATTGCTGCGGCTGCTTTTTCGCCATTTTCCAATTTACGCGAACCCACATATACCACATAACCGTTAGCGGCGAGCGCTTTGGCAATTTCATTACCTACACCCTGGTTAGCGCCGGTCACTAAGGCAATCGGTTTGTTCGCAGATGTTATTTGATCTTCCATAAGATTTTGATTAACTGTTATGAAACAAAAATCTGCGTTTCATTTTATGCACCTGTAACCAAATCAAGGAGAGTTGTAACCGAAATGAATAATTTATTTACCTGGTTTAATAGACCGTAATAAGTATACAACTTACCGGAATTTGTGTTACCTGCTGCTATCAGTTTACGCTGACCTTTGTGTTATCAAAATAATTAAAACATGAAAAATACAATTTTAATTACCGGTGCAAGCAGCGGAATAGGTAAAGCAACAGCTATATTATTTCAGGAAAAAGGCTGGAATGTGATAGCTACAATGAGAAATCCCGAAGGCGAATCAGAACTTAAAGCTTTGGATAATGTAATCCTGGCCAGGCTGGATGTTCTTAACGTTGATAGTATACAACGGGCGATAACCGAAGGCATTAAACAGTTTGGAAAGATTGACGTTTTGGTTAATAACGCAGGTTATGGCGCATTCGGACCATTGGAAGCATTTTCAAGGGAAAATATTATCCGCCAGTTTGATACCAATGTTATTGGGCTTATTGATGTAACCCGTTCAATATTGCCTCACTTTCGCAGCAATAAAAGCGGCATCATCGTCAACATATCGTCTATAGGCGGCAAGATGGCTTTTCCCCTCGGCGCCTTATATCACGGTACCAAGTTTGCCGTGGAAGGAATATCAGAGGCCATGAGCTACGAACTGGAGCAATTCGGCGCGAAAATTAAAATCGTTGAACCTGGCGCCGTCGCTACGGACTTTGCCGGCCGTTCGCTTGACTTCAGTAACGATGAATCGATGACTGAATACAAAGGTATTGTGGAGAAAGTAAACGAAGGAATGCCTGCCTTCTTTGAGAATGCTTCTCCTGCCCGCGTAGTTGCCGAAGTTATTTACGAAGCAGCAACAGATAGCACCAATAAGCTTCGATACACCGCAGGAGAAGATGCGAAGAGAATTGTTGCCCAACGCAAGGAAGCTGACGATCAAACTTTTTTGCAGGGAATCAAAGGTCTGTTTAAGCTTGATTAGGATAAGCCACACAGGGCTGCTGCAATACTACGGCCCTGTGTATTGCCAAAAATCTGTAACTTTAAAGCTATTAGTCAATACGCTATGAGCATATCGCTTCATTTTTCCGAGATAGCCGATGTTTACAAGTTCTTCAACTTACATCAGTCACTTAAACATCCGCTTGTTGCCGTTATCGACTTTAGCAATGTTGATGAGCAGGTGGCAGAAAACACCAGGATATCCTGCGATTACTACTGCTTATTGTTTAAGCGGTATGATGGCAATAATGTAAAATACGGCCGTAAGGTTGTCGATTTCAATAACGGCAGCCTGATGTGTATTGCACCGAACCAGGTATTAGACCTGGAAACCGACATTGGCGCGTACACCGAAAAGGAGGGTTGGGGCGTATTCTTTCATCCCGACCTGATCAGAGGAACCAGTCTTCATGATAAAATGAAAGACTATAGTTTTTTCTCTTATGAAGTGTGGGAAGCGCTTCATATGTCCGAAAAAGAGAAAAGTATCTTTTATGATTGCGTGCAGAAACTGGACAATGAATTACATGAGAATATAGATACGCATAGCCAGTCCGTCATTGTATCCCATATCGAGCTGCTTTTAAATTATTGTGCACGTTTCTACGGGCGACAATTTATTACAAGAAAAAGTGCGAATAGTTCAGTTGTCATGCAAGTGGAAAAAATACTGCGCGATTATTTTAGCAAGGCCGGGATTAAAGAGCGGGGCTTACCAAGTGTAAAAAACCTGGCAGATAAGGTCAACTTATCGCCTGGTTATCTGAGCGATCTCCTAAAAAAAGAAACGGGGAAGAATGCGCAGGACCATATCCACTATTATTTAATCGAAGAAGCCAAAAATATCCTGATCAACACTGATAAGTCAGTCGGCGAAGTAGCTTACTTACTGGGCTTTGAATATCCCCAATATTTTAATAAGCTTTTTAAGCAAAAGACAGGTAAAACGCCTGTCGAGTTTCGCAACATGGACTAAGAAGTTTCGATCGCAATTTTGCCAAACGATTCACGAGCGAAGTGGTTCAGCCGGCAAGCTGTGGATTTATGCTTTCTGGTTTTGATACTTATTAATTCTCTTTCAATCTACCCGATGTTCACATTCAATACCTCAAGCATGCTTCTGGTATTTTGTACAGGAATAGCAACCCTTATAACTTTTTTTTGAATTGTATAGCCGGTAAGCGTTGTGCTAAAGATGGTTTAACATGCTGTGTTTGTAAGAAGTAGATTAGAAGAAACCAATAACCTTTAAAACAGCCTGGAGCTTTAGACATTTTGTCGCCTG
The genomic region above belongs to Mucilaginibacter sp. KACC 22773 and contains:
- a CDS encoding SDR family NAD(P)-dependent oxidoreductase: MEDQITSANKPIALVTGANQGVGNEIAKALAANGYVVYVGSRKLENGEKAAAAIGQNAKAIQLDVTQQQSINAVIARIENEHGRLDLLVNNAGISHGGTSPKSPEELMSTGRAVNVSLDEVRAVWETNVFGVIAVTQVALPLLRKSSAARIVNVSSGLGSLTWISDPACWAREHFGIVYAASKTALNAVTLAFALELERENIKVNATSPGYTATALNNFQGTDSLEVGSREPVRVALETDGPTGGFTGPEGPLPW
- a CDS encoding helix-turn-helix domain-containing protein, with product MSISLHFSEIADVYKFFNLHQSLKHPLVAVIDFSNVDEQVAENTRISCDYYCLLFKRYDGNNVKYGRKVVDFNNGSLMCIAPNQVLDLETDIGAYTEKEGWGVFFHPDLIRGTSLHDKMKDYSFFSYEVWEALHMSEKEKSIFYDCVQKLDNELHENIDTHSQSVIVSHIELLLNYCARFYGRQFITRKSANSSVVMQVEKILRDYFSKAGIKERGLPSVKNLADKVNLSPGYLSDLLKKETGKNAQDHIHYYLIEEAKNILINTDKSVGEVAYLLGFEYPQYFNKLFKQKTGKTPVEFRNMD
- a CDS encoding SDR family oxidoreductase; the encoded protein is MKNTILITGASSGIGKATAILFQEKGWNVIATMRNPEGESELKALDNVILARLDVLNVDSIQRAITEGIKQFGKIDVLVNNAGYGAFGPLEAFSRENIIRQFDTNVIGLIDVTRSILPHFRSNKSGIIVNISSIGGKMAFPLGALYHGTKFAVEGISEAMSYELEQFGAKIKIVEPGAVATDFAGRSLDFSNDESMTEYKGIVEKVNEGMPAFFENASPARVVAEVIYEAATDSTNKLRYTAGEDAKRIVAQRKEADDQTFLQGIKGLFKLD